The nucleotide sequence TTTGCTTCAATTCAATACCTGGCTACACAAATGTCGGGAATGGCGATAATTTTTAACATTATGACAGAGGGTCGCATTCCTTTCTGGCTGGGTGCCCTTGTTTCCTATGGTATCGTTGTTGTGTATGTCGCGACAGGCGGATTGCGTGCTGCTGCCTGGTCTGATGTGTTCCAGGGTTTGCTGATGATTCTCATCTCCTGGATAGTCGGGCTGACGATTGTTTATCAGCTGCATGGCGGGACGACGGAGATGTTCGCTGCCATCGCCAGGGAAACTCCTGAGTTCCTTCAGATAGGAAAAGAAGGATCTTCCATGGGCACAGTTGCATACACGTCAACAATCTTGGTGTCAGTTATCGGATTCTTGATGTGGCCTCATCTATTTTCTAAGTCATATGCATCAAATCCGAGGACGATTAAAAAGACGGTTCTAGCATATCCAGTTTTTGCGTTGTTCCTGATACCGCTTTTATTGGTGGGATTTGCGGCAAAAGGTGTCGTCGACTCAGGTCAGCTACAAAGTGCCGACCAGATTTTACCGTATTTAATCACGACCGTCATGAATTTGCCTGGCTGGCTATATGGACTTGTCGGTGCAGGGGCGCTTGCAGCAGCGATGTCTACAGCTGATGCGATTACGCACAGTGCTTCTTTGGAAGTGACAGACGGGGTGGTCAAATCCATCTGGAAGGACCTGTCTGATAAAAAAACACTTCTGATCATGCGAATCGGCGTCTTCGTGATTGGAGCCCTGGCTTACTATATAACCGTCTTTGGAGGGCAAGGCTTAATCGCATTACTTTTAGGTGCGTACGGATCTATTGTACAATTTGCGCCTGGAGTGTATAGTGCGCTGTTCTGGAGAAGGGCGACGGCGCAGGGGGTTGTTTCTGGCTTGATTGTTGGTACGTTGGTGAATTATTACTTCCAGCTTGTTGCTGATTCTACACCGTTTGGGATTCATGCAGGTATTCTCGGCTTAATTTCCAACATTATCATTATGGTAACAGTCAGCTATTTGACAAAGCCACAGGCAAAAGAGGATGTCAATCGTTACGTGGATGTAGCGTAATATAAAATAAAAAATCGTCAGGCTTAGTCTGGCGATTTTTTCATAAAAGGAAGGAGAAGAACATGAAGGCAGATTATCTATTCATGAATGGCGAAGTCATTACAGTTGATGAACAGAATACAGTGGCTGAAGCAGTGGCGGTGAAAGGAAATCGAATTCTTGCGGTCGGTACATCGGATGAGATGGGGAAATATACAGCAGAGGCAACAAAGATTATCGATCTGAATGGCAAAACACTTATGCCGGGAATCATTGATGCACATATTCATTTGACCATTTACGGGACGAATCTCTTAGGAGTAAGCTGTATCGAACACCATATCCAATCATTGGAAGACCTGTTTGTTGACTTGCGAAAAAAGGTCAACGAAACACAAAAGGGTCAATGGGTTCGAGCATGGGGTTTTAAGGAATCCAATCTAAAGGAGAAACGTTACCCAACAAAGGAAGAACTGGATGGGATTTCAACGGATCATCCAATTGTCATCATCCGAACATGCAACCACACATGTGTAGTCAACAGCAAGGCTTTGGAAATAGCGAAAATTGATGAAAATACCCCTGATCCAGAAGGCGGCATCATTGAAAGGAATACAGATGGAACCTTAACCGGACGGATGATTGAAAACGCCCACATGCAAGTATTCCAACACGCAAGTTATACGAATGAGGAAATACGGAAGGGAATGAAGCTTGCTTCAGAAGAATTCATAAAGGCAGGGATCACGAGCATTCATGATGCGGGCGGATATGGGGAAGGCTCGGAAACGATCCGGATCATGCAACAAGCGGTTAAAGCACAAGAGGTAAAGGTCCGGATATATGCAATGGTAGGATCTTTGACGAATTCCCATGAGTTTGTCAAGAAGATGGTCGATGCCGGGCCAATTACAGGCCTCGGGGATGACCATTTTAAAATAGGGCCAGCGAAGCTTTTTACAGATGGCAGCAGTGTTGGACCGACAATTGCTACTCGAGAAGGATATACACACAGCCCTGACGATAACGGAATTATTTATTACAGCCAGGAGGAATTAAATCGAATTTTGGGAGAGGCTCATGAAAAAGGCTTTCAGTTGACGGCCCATGCCCAGGGTGACCGGGCAATCGAAATGCTGCTGAACTGTTATGAGGCTGCCCTGGACAGCCACCCTCGTCAGGATCATCGGCACCGGATTGAGCATGCAGGTATCTCTTCACCTGATCTGCAGGATAGAATGAAAAAGCTGGGTGTTGTAGTAACTCCGAACCCCGTCTTTATATATGCGAATGGAGACAAATATCTTGAATACTACGGAGAACGTGTAGAAGTCATGTATCCTGCCCGTGATTTTATCGAAAAAGGAATTGTAGCCGCATTTGGCTCCGATGCACCGGTCACCTATCTCGATCCTCTTTTGGGCATCCATGCAGCAATTAACAGGGAATCAATGGACAAACAAGCCGTGGGGAAGAATCAATGCATCGGAATCATGGAAGCGATCAGGGCTTATACCTGGAATGGGGCTTATGCGAGTTTTGAAGAAAAGATCAAGGGCAGTATCGAGGCGGGTAAACTAGCAGATTTGGTCGTGCTCGATTCAAGCATATTGAATCAGGAGCAACACAAGATTAAAGAGTTGAAGGTAGTGTTGACGATGATTGATGGAAAGGTATTATATAATCCTGAAAACCATACGAGCAATGACTTGAAGATGAAAGTTAAAGTTTAATAGAAAAGTGTTCGAGAAAGTAATGAACCGAGAAGAAGTCTTCTTACTTATAGAAGGCTTTTTTTGATAATTTACTTGAAAATCGATTGATGAATAATGTAATAGCCCAATTTTACTTAATTTTTTTATTAAGAATTTAACGCTTTTTACTAGGAAATTTATCTTTATTTTGCCTTTACTTTCCACTAGTTTTGTATTTTAATTGTTATATAGTTTAGAATATTATTATTTTTCTAAAAAATAAAGGGGGTTAAGAGAGTGAAAAAGCAATTTAGAAGATTTGCTCAGTTTACAGCTTTATCAAGTCTGTTATTGCTGTCGGCTTGTGGAGGTGCCCAGTCTTCTGGGGAGAAGGAGGCTAAGGGGGCAGGTGGAAAAGTAACAGCTGATATTGGGGTCATTTCTTACATCAGCGGACCTGGAGCCGCGTATGGTGAAGCAATTACGAATGGGCTCAAGCTAGCAAATGAAGAAATCAATAAAAAGGGAGAAGTAGAGATCAACCTTGTCATAGAGGATTCGGCAGGCAAGCAGGACCAGGCATTAACCGCTGCCCAGAAATTGATGAATTCCAAAAATGTCACGGCTATTATCGGGCCTACTCTAAGTACAGAGATGAACGTTGTTGGTCCCGAGGCAGATCTAAACGGGGTGCCAATTATGGGTACATCTACTACTGCTGAAGGGATTCCGCAAATTGGCGAATATGTATTCCGAAACTCGCTGCCTGAAGCATTGGCTATTCCAGCATCGATCGATAAAGCGATTGAGAAATATGATGCTAAAAAAGTAGCTATTTTATATGGAAATGATGATGTGTTTACGAAGTCAGGATTCGATACGATGAAAAAGGCCGCTGAAGAGAAGGGGCTTGAAATCTTGACGATTGAAACCTTCCAAAAAGGCCAGTCCGACTATAATGCACAATTAACAAAGATTAAAAGTCTGAAACCTGATCTTATCCTGGCTTCAGCTCTTTATAACGAAGGTGCAGTCATTATGGACCAGGCACGCAAAATGGGGATTGATGTTCCATTTGTCGGGGGGAATGGTTTCAACTCTCCTGAAGTAATCAAGATTGCCGGTGATGCTGCCGACGGCTTGATTGTGGCAACTCCATGGTATGGAGATAAAGACGATCAAAAAGTCCAGGACTTCGTGAAAAAATATGAAGAAAAATACAGCAAAAAGCCTGATCAGTTTGCTGCACAGGCGTATGACGCTCTCTATATCATGGCTGAAGCGTTAAAGAAGGCCGGAGAGGCAGACCGGGATGCGGTTCGTGACGCATTAGCGGAAACTAAAGATTTTCAGGGAATCTTAGGCAGCTTTTCCTTCGATAAGGACGGCGATGTTGTAATGGAGCCTACTGTCCTAGTAATTGACGAAGGCAAGTTCACGGTGTTTGAATAGTCAGGCCCGCAATCCATCAGCGGAATACTCCGCTGGTGGAAATTTCTTTTAAATAAGGCTCTTTTCTTAAACTTTGTTGCTATTGACCACAAAATAGGAGTGAATGAACTATTTTTCTTCTCAAAGAAGACTCTTGTTATGAGAAAAGAGCATGCAAACTTAATACCGAACTACAAAATGGCTTTATATCCCGTATAAATCGGCTTTAGGATTTTAACAACAATTCTTACGAAAACAACCTTAAATAAAGAATCAGAAGGTGAGATGCCATGTTAATCGAACAGTTAATCAACGGAATAACCCTGGGCAGCATATATGCCATTGTGGCACTCGGCTTTACACTCGTTTTTGGGGTGCTTGGTATCATAAATATGGCCCATGGTGAAATTTTCATGTTTGGAGCTTTCATTGGTGTAATTGTAACTTCAACTTTCAAAGGACCTCTATGGCTTGCTTTCGCAGCCGCTGTTTTGGTGACTGGGATCATGGGATATTTGCTGGAGCGCTTTGCATTAAGACCGCTCCGAAATAAACAAGGAGTTTCACACCTTGCCCCTTTAATCAGTACCATTGGTGTTTCCATCCTGCTTGAAAACTTATCCCATCATTTATTTGGGGCAGGAAACCATCCGTTCAATAATGCTTTTGCGGAAATCAGCTTCCAGATTGGATCGATCACAGTGTATCTGGTGCAAATTGTCATTTTTATGATTTCTGTTATTTTAATGTATTCACTATCGTATTGGCTAGGGAAAACAAAAGCTGGCAAAGCACTAAGGGCCACTGCAGAGAACCTTGAAACGGCCAGCCTTCTAGGAGTCGATACGAAAAAGACAATCACCATGACAGTGATTATTGCTTCGGCTATGGGGGGAATTGCAGGAATCCTTGTCGGAATGGCATTTAACTCGGTCACTCCTCAAATGGGTCTGTCTATTGGCTTAAAGGGGCTCGCTATCATCATTCTCGGTGGAATGGGGAATGTCAAGGGTGCAATGGCGGGCGGCCTGATCCTTGGATTGGCGGAAACCTTCATTGTGGTGTATGGAAACTCAGGCTACCGGGATGCGATTGCGTTTGTGGCAATCATTGTCATTCTCCTTGTTAGGCCGCAAGGATTATTCGGCCAAAAAATTTCGGCATAAGAAGGTGAACCAATGCTTGGAGAACTTATCAATCCATACTATTTACAGGTCGCTTCATTTATTTTGATCAATGTCATACTAGGCATAAGCATTTTTATAACACTTTCTACAGGCCAGCTTTCACTTGCCAATGCCGGGTTCATGGGAATAGGTGCTTATACTTCGGCGCTTCTGACGCTAAATTTCGATTTTCCAATCTTGATTGGAATTTTAGCTGGGACACTAATGGCTGGATTGTTCGGCATTGTTATCGGCATTCCGACTCTGAGGCTTCAGGGAGTTTATTTGGCCATCGTGACTCTTGGATTTGGGGAAGTCCTCCGTGTTGTTTTAGTAAACTGGGAGTCTTTGACTAAGGGATCGATTGGTTTATCTGGCATTCCTCATCTTGGACGAGAAATTCTGAGGAATTTTAAGGAATTTGGTTTCGAACCGGGTGTTATGGGATTGCAAAATAACCAATTCATTTTTTTAATGGTTTTTCTGCTCTTATTGTTTATTGTAATTGGGATTATATGGTTTTTCAGAAGGCAAACCAACTCTCGAGTTGGACGGGCATTTGCAGCGATCAAACTGGATGAAAAGGCAGCTGAATCAATGGGCATCAATATCACTTATTATAAAGTGCTTGCTTTTACACAAGGAGCTTTGCTTTCCGGGTTTGCCGGCGCCTTGTATGCCCACGTTCTGGCCTACATCAGTCCGGCTGACTTTGCTTACCACAGGGCGGTTGAGATTTTGATTTTTGCTGTGTTTGGTGGCAGCGAGGTCATTTGGGGGCCGGTATTTGGAGCATTATTTTTAACAGTAATGCCTGAGGTGCTTCGCTTTATCAGTGAGTATCGTTATATGATTTACGGTTTGATCATCCTCGTGATGATGGCAGTCCGCCCTCAGGGACTCATTGACGTACATCTTTTGAACTGGCTGAAGTTGAAAACGAAGAAAAGGGGGAAAGAGCATGGTACTGCAAATCAAAAAAGTGCATAAAAATTTTGGCGGAATAAGCGCAGTTTCCG is from Mesobacillus boroniphilus and encodes:
- a CDS encoding branched-chain amino acid ABC transporter permease, with the protein product MLIEQLINGITLGSIYAIVALGFTLVFGVLGIINMAHGEIFMFGAFIGVIVTSTFKGPLWLAFAAAVLVTGIMGYLLERFALRPLRNKQGVSHLAPLISTIGVSILLENLSHHLFGAGNHPFNNAFAEISFQIGSITVYLVQIVIFMISVILMYSLSYWLGKTKAGKALRATAENLETASLLGVDTKKTITMTVIIASAMGGIAGILVGMAFNSVTPQMGLSIGLKGLAIIILGGMGNVKGAMAGGLILGLAETFIVVYGNSGYRDAIAFVAIIVILLVRPQGLFGQKISA
- a CDS encoding amidohydrolase, whose product is MKADYLFMNGEVITVDEQNTVAEAVAVKGNRILAVGTSDEMGKYTAEATKIIDLNGKTLMPGIIDAHIHLTIYGTNLLGVSCIEHHIQSLEDLFVDLRKKVNETQKGQWVRAWGFKESNLKEKRYPTKEELDGISTDHPIVIIRTCNHTCVVNSKALEIAKIDENTPDPEGGIIERNTDGTLTGRMIENAHMQVFQHASYTNEEIRKGMKLASEEFIKAGITSIHDAGGYGEGSETIRIMQQAVKAQEVKVRIYAMVGSLTNSHEFVKKMVDAGPITGLGDDHFKIGPAKLFTDGSSVGPTIATREGYTHSPDDNGIIYYSQEELNRILGEAHEKGFQLTAHAQGDRAIEMLLNCYEAALDSHPRQDHRHRIEHAGISSPDLQDRMKKLGVVVTPNPVFIYANGDKYLEYYGERVEVMYPARDFIEKGIVAAFGSDAPVTYLDPLLGIHAAINRESMDKQAVGKNQCIGIMEAIRAYTWNGAYASFEEKIKGSIEAGKLADLVVLDSSILNQEQHKIKELKVVLTMIDGKVLYNPENHTSNDLKMKVKV
- a CDS encoding branched-chain amino acid ABC transporter permease; the protein is MLGELINPYYLQVASFILINVILGISIFITLSTGQLSLANAGFMGIGAYTSALLTLNFDFPILIGILAGTLMAGLFGIVIGIPTLRLQGVYLAIVTLGFGEVLRVVLVNWESLTKGSIGLSGIPHLGREILRNFKEFGFEPGVMGLQNNQFIFLMVFLLLLFIVIGIIWFFRRQTNSRVGRAFAAIKLDEKAAESMGINITYYKVLAFTQGALLSGFAGALYAHVLAYISPADFAYHRAVEILIFAVFGGSEVIWGPVFGALFLTVMPEVLRFISEYRYMIYGLIILVMMAVRPQGLIDVHLLNWLKLKTKKRGKEHGTANQKSA
- a CDS encoding sodium:solute symporter family protein, with the protein product MPDWQIALIMMILYLVIALFVGVMAGRGRDGSSLDEFAVAGGKLGLFVMWFLMGGAVFSAFSFLGAPGWAYSKGAPALYIITYTAFAILPWYIIGPKIGKIGKKHRLYTVAGFLKGRFKSPALAVLVGLIALFASIQYLATQMSGMAIIFNIMTEGRIPFWLGALVSYGIVVVYVATGGLRAAAWSDVFQGLLMILISWIVGLTIVYQLHGGTTEMFAAIARETPEFLQIGKEGSSMGTVAYTSTILVSVIGFLMWPHLFSKSYASNPRTIKKTVLAYPVFALFLIPLLLVGFAAKGVVDSGQLQSADQILPYLITTVMNLPGWLYGLVGAGALAAAMSTADAITHSASLEVTDGVVKSIWKDLSDKKTLLIMRIGVFVIGALAYYITVFGGQGLIALLLGAYGSIVQFAPGVYSALFWRRATAQGVVSGLIVGTLVNYYFQLVADSTPFGIHAGILGLISNIIIMVTVSYLTKPQAKEDVNRYVDVA
- a CDS encoding ABC transporter substrate-binding protein translates to MKKQFRRFAQFTALSSLLLLSACGGAQSSGEKEAKGAGGKVTADIGVISYISGPGAAYGEAITNGLKLANEEINKKGEVEINLVIEDSAGKQDQALTAAQKLMNSKNVTAIIGPTLSTEMNVVGPEADLNGVPIMGTSTTAEGIPQIGEYVFRNSLPEALAIPASIDKAIEKYDAKKVAILYGNDDVFTKSGFDTMKKAAEEKGLEILTIETFQKGQSDYNAQLTKIKSLKPDLILASALYNEGAVIMDQARKMGIDVPFVGGNGFNSPEVIKIAGDAADGLIVATPWYGDKDDQKVQDFVKKYEEKYSKKPDQFAAQAYDALYIMAEALKKAGEADRDAVRDALAETKDFQGILGSFSFDKDGDVVMEPTVLVIDEGKFTVFE